A single window of Terriglobia bacterium DNA harbors:
- a CDS encoding ribose-phosphate pyrophosphokinase: MKSELKVFSGNGNPRLAQAICDYLRIPLGQLKLLRFSDGEVYCQVLENVRGTDVFVIQPTCHPVNENLIELLLVVDALKRSSAARITAVVPYYGYARQDRKDKPRVPISAKLVADLLEAAGVQRMLAVDLHAPAIQGFFDVPVDHLLAAPVLLDWIAREHFENLTIVSPDAGGVERARFFAKRLGAALAIIDKRRIEANVAETMHVIGDVKDRSCVIVDDIVDTAGTLTGTVRALKEKGARSVTACFTHAVLSGPAMERLATPELDRVIVTDTIPLSDAKASDPKITVLSVANLLGEAIARIHGNSSVSSLFV; the protein is encoded by the coding sequence ATGAAGAGCGAGCTCAAGGTCTTCTCGGGAAACGGAAATCCGAGGCTCGCGCAGGCCATCTGCGATTACCTCAGGATCCCGCTGGGCCAGCTCAAGCTCCTGCGCTTCAGCGACGGGGAGGTCTACTGCCAGGTTCTCGAGAACGTTCGGGGGACCGACGTGTTCGTGATCCAGCCGACGTGCCATCCGGTGAACGAGAACCTGATCGAGCTTCTCCTCGTCGTCGACGCGCTGAAGCGCTCCTCGGCCGCGAGGATCACCGCCGTCGTGCCGTACTACGGTTACGCGAGACAGGACAGGAAGGACAAGCCGCGGGTGCCGATCTCGGCCAAGCTGGTGGCGGATCTCCTGGAGGCCGCGGGAGTCCAGCGGATGCTCGCCGTCGACCTGCACGCTCCGGCGATCCAGGGCTTCTTCGACGTGCCGGTGGACCACCTCCTGGCCGCGCCGGTCCTCCTCGACTGGATCGCCAGGGAGCACTTCGAGAACCTGACGATCGTCTCGCCGGACGCCGGCGGGGTGGAGAGGGCACGGTTCTTCGCGAAGCGGCTCGGCGCGGCGCTGGCCATTATCGACAAGCGCAGGATCGAGGCCAACGTGGCCGAGACGATGCACGTCATCGGCGACGTCAAGGACCGGTCCTGCGTCATCGTCGACGACATCGTCGACACCGCCGGCACCCTCACGGGGACCGTGCGGGCGCTCAAGGAAAAGGGGGCGCGATCGGTGACGGCATGCTTCACCCACGCGGTGCTGTCCGGTCCTGCGATGGAGCGGCTCGCGACGCCGGAACTCGACCGGGTGATCGTCACCGACACGATCCCGCTGTCGGACGCGAAGGCCTCGGATCCGAAGATCACCGTGCTCTCGGTGGCGAACCTCCTCGGGGAGGCGATCGCGCGGATCCACGGCAATTCCTCGGTGAGCTCGCTGTTCGTCTGA
- the ispE gene encoding 4-(cytidine 5'-diphospho)-2-C-methyl-D-erythritol kinase — MSLLDLRLEAQCPAKVNLALSVLGVRADGYHEIRTVFQAVDLADTLVVRPSRDLTLSCEAVGVPRDASNLVVRAARLLAERCGVRAGAAIALTKRIPVGGGMGGGSSDAAGALVALSALWGLGLGVEDLEPLAARVGADVPFFLHGGTAVGDERGDRIAPMPFAGPLRLLLAVPPFGIPAAEAYAWADAHLTLAPKDVSVEPAAAGKVSPGKDFRWGVNDLEAGVFERFPGLLAMRDGLLRGGASIALLSGSGSTVFGVFDDSGSLQRAAENLATRFPGWRLLPARGVPDAARVVAAGGPV; from the coding sequence ATGAGTCTCCTGGATCTGCGCCTCGAAGCGCAATGTCCCGCGAAGGTCAATCTCGCCCTGAGCGTGCTGGGCGTTCGAGCCGATGGATACCACGAGATCCGCACCGTGTTCCAGGCGGTCGATCTCGCGGACACGCTCGTCGTTCGGCCCTCGCGAGACCTCACGCTGTCGTGCGAGGCCGTCGGCGTCCCCCGCGACGCGTCGAATCTCGTCGTGCGCGCCGCTCGATTGCTGGCCGAGCGTTGCGGGGTCCGCGCCGGCGCCGCCATCGCGCTCACGAAGCGGATCCCGGTCGGGGGAGGCATGGGCGGCGGCAGCTCGGATGCCGCCGGAGCGCTCGTGGCGCTCTCCGCGCTGTGGGGCCTCGGTCTCGGGGTCGAGGATCTCGAACCGCTCGCGGCGCGGGTGGGGGCCGACGTGCCGTTCTTCCTCCACGGAGGGACGGCGGTCGGGGATGAACGCGGGGATCGGATCGCCCCCATGCCGTTCGCCGGCCCGCTCCGGCTCCTTCTCGCGGTTCCACCCTTCGGGATCCCCGCCGCCGAGGCCTACGCATGGGCGGACGCCCATTTGACACTCGCTCCGAAGGATGTTAGCGTGGAGCCCGCGGCGGCTGGTAAAGTGTCGCCAGGAAAAGACTTCCGCTGGGGAGTCAACGATCTCGAGGCGGGGGTCTTCGAGCGGTTTCCCGGTCTTCTGGCAATGAGGGACGGCTTGCTCCGGGGAGGGGCCTCGATCGCCCTCTTGAGCGGGAGCGGGTCGACGGTATTCGGGGTGTTCGATGATTCCGGTTCGCTGCAGCGGGCTGCCGAGAACCTGGCGACGCGCTTTCCGGGATGGAGGCTCCTCCCGGCGCGCGGCGTCCCGGATGCGGCGCGCGTTGTGGCGGCCGGTGGGCCCGTTTGA
- the spoVG gene encoding septation regulator SpoVG: protein MEITEVRVFAVNEEKLKAFASIIFDDCFVVSDIKIIQGTHGLFISMPSKKRKNGMFRDIAHPLNSETRRKIEEQIIEKYKEVLAQGGEDLPAGIRMLGDRPPGEEPGYDPLEDRGAPWS, encoded by the coding sequence ATGGAGATCACCGAGGTCCGGGTTTTCGCCGTGAACGAAGAGAAGCTCAAGGCATTCGCCTCGATCATATTCGACGACTGTTTCGTGGTCAGCGACATCAAGATCATCCAGGGGACGCACGGGCTGTTCATTTCGATGCCGAGCAAGAAACGGAAGAACGGCATGTTCCGGGACATCGCCCATCCCCTCAACAGCGAGACCCGCAGGAAGATCGAGGAGCAGATCATCGAGAAGTACAAGGAGGTCCTCGCGCAGGGCGGCGAGGACCTTCCGGCAGGGATCCGGATGCTCGGCGACCGGCCTCCCGGGGAGGAGCCCGGATACGATCCGCTCGAGGATCGGGGCGCGCCCTGGTCGTAA